One window from the genome of Dioscorea cayenensis subsp. rotundata cultivar TDr96_F1 chromosome 3, TDr96_F1_v2_PseudoChromosome.rev07_lg8_w22 25.fasta, whole genome shotgun sequence encodes:
- the LOC120251305 gene encoding cold-responsive protein kinase 1-like yields MHSSKSSVLISLFFLGVALCFFIVVILLILLLRLIKTETLLKIMHYKDSTQVVNHLSSNLHAISHFDFQTLKKATKDFNQKNKLGSGGFGPVYQGVLDDGRVIAVKQLSVGKSKQGESEFLAEVKMITNIQHKNLVRLIGCCSEGSQRLLVYEYMENKSLDTLIYGGNETVTLSWNTRFQIILGVARGLQYLHEDSHSRIIHRDIKASNILLDGKFQPKIGDFGLAKFFPEDQAYLSTKVAGTRGYTAPEYAIRGELSEKADIYSYGVLVLEIISCRKNTDHELSSEQQYLPEYAWRLNKQSKLIDLVDEKLKTEENFTETEVLNVCYIALLCLQSEPNLRPAMSEVVGMLVSKNKPTNIPETPAFLNHRSPTNSNAVVSKDLSSSTSLSISVLQDVSANAHSQPENHET; encoded by the exons ATGCATTCATCAAAGTCAtcagttttaatttcattatttttccttGGTGTTGCACTATGTTTTTTCATTGTTGTCATTCTACTTATTCTTCTCTTGAGGTTGATCAAGACTGAGACTTTGCTCAAGATTATGCATTATAAGGATAGCACACAAG TTGTAAATCATTTAAGTAGTAATCTCCATGCAATTAGCCATTTTGATTTCCAAACTCTAAAGAAAGCAACAAAAGATTTCAATCAAAAGAACAAGCTTGGAAGTGGAGGTTTTGGTCCTGTTTATCAG GGAGTGTTGGATGATGGGAGAGTGATTGCTGTGAAACAATTATCTGTTGGAAAATCAAAGCAAGGTGAATCTGAATTTCTTGCCGAAGTGAAGATGATCACAAACATTCAGCATAAAAATCTCGTTCGATTGATCGGTTGTTGCTCAGAAGGATCACAGAGACTTCTTGTCTATGAATACATGGAAAACAAAAGCTTAGACACCTTAATTTATG GAGGCAATGAAACAGTAACATTAAGTTGGAACACTAGGTTTCAGATAATTCTCGGTGTTGCTCGAGGTTTACAGTATTTGCATGAGGATTCACATTCGAGAATTATTCATCGAGATATCAAAGCGAGCAATATTCTACTTGATGGTAAGTTTCAGCCGAAAATTGGTGATTTCGGTCTCGCAAAATTCTTCCCTGAAGATCAGGCTTATCTCAGCACAAAAGTTGCAGGAACACG AGGTTATACTGCTCCTGAATATGCAATTAGAGGAGAATTATCAGAAAAAGCAGATATTTACAGTTATGGAGTTCTTGTTCTGGAGATCATAAGTTGCAGAAAAAACACAGACCATGAATTGTCATCAGAACAACAGTATTTGCCAGAATAT GCATGGAGACTTAACAAGCAATCAAAATTGATTGATTTAGTGGATGAGAAACTAAAAACAGAGGAGAATTTTACTGAAACTGAAGTTCTCAATGTGTGTTACATTGCATTGTTATGTCTCCAATCTGAACCAAATTTAAGGCCTGCAATGTCTGAAGTAGTTGGCATGTTGGTTAGCAAGAATAAACCAACAAACATTCCCGAAACACCGGCTTTTCTAAATCATCGATCACCGACAAACAGTAATGCTGTTGTATCCAAAGatctttcttcttcaacttcattATCCATTTCAGTATTGCAAGATGTTTCTGCAAATGCTCATAGTCAACCTGAAAACCATGAAACATAA